The proteins below come from a single Gossypium raimondii isolate GPD5lz chromosome 2, ASM2569854v1, whole genome shotgun sequence genomic window:
- the LOC105788175 gene encoding uncharacterized protein LOC105788175, with protein MGSYLEEEDDKFFDSREEISSASEECGPSPDLALVNDFLDSFDHFEFWSAFPQSVDKRRHYFRRWMDLNFDGNSITGEVPGSSDRDELELGISRISLDSGAVLRTSGLEHGVSSNQSLVSSRIDDAQQPEDRFACQADNLDGQVESVTVEQYQNGIKSCLPSSSSSRSVCSQVSERTTMLSPLVERHLDGEVNGRPAIDVKRKVKRSWLRKLGAMAHIVDRHVDVSSKPDNHDSVPGERMKRVRPHPSSKHSKELSSLYCGQEFVAHEGSILTMKFSLDGEFLATAGEDCIVRVWKIVEDDSLDKFDIQDLDPSCLYFRMNHLSQLIPLNVDKENIDKIKRLRRSSYSTCVIFPPKVFRVLEKPVHEFQGHSAEILALSWSKKGFLLSSSVDMTVRLWQVGYYGCLRVFSHNNYVTSVAFNPVDDNYFISGSIDGKVRIWEVLRCRVIDYTDVRDIVTAVCYRPDGKGGIVGSMTGSCRFYDVIGTRLQLDEPIYLQGKKKLPGKRITGFEFSPTDPSKVIITSADSLVRVLSGRDVICKVKASGFRVVTSQISATFSQDGKQIISASEDSNIYIWNYANQEKNSSKLKSISSCESFLSHNASVAIPWRGIETIPATLTSLELDGGDVRRNSHPSGQKHQSPKVEPEQPMPNSSSDCFSLTRVLLESLTKGSPTWPEETLPNASPVTVASDMCKFELKVLKSAYQSMLSSHKWGLVIVTADWDGRIRTYLNYGLPIRL; from the exons ATGGGGAGTTatttagaagaagaagatgataaatTCTTTGATAGCAGGGAGGAGATTTCTTCTGCATCTGAGGAATGTGGTCCTAGTCCTGATTTAGCCTTAGttaatgattttttggataGTTTTGATCATTTCGAGTTCTGGTCTGCGTTCCCACAAAGTGTTGATAAGCGTCGGCATTACTTTAGAAGATGGatggatctaaatttcgatGGGAATTCGATTACCGGGGAGGTTCCTGGTAGTTCCGACAGGGATGAACTTGAATTGGGAATTTCTAGAATCTCACTAGATAGTGGAGCTGTGCTGAGGACTTCAGGTCTTGAACATGGGGTTTCATCCAACCAGTCCTTGGTGTCTTCTCGGATCGATGATGCTCAACAGCCTGAGGATCGTTTTGCATGTCAAGCCGATAATTTGGATGGTCAAGTGGAATCAGTAACAGTTGAACAGTATCAGAATGGAATAAAAAGTTGTTTACCAAGTTCAAGTTCAAGTAGATCTGTTTGTTCCCAAGTGTCTGAGCGAACTACTATGTTGTCTCCTTTGGTTGAGCGGCACTTGGATGGGGAGGTCAACGGAAGACCTGCAATAGATGTGAAAAGGAAAGTGAAAAGGAGTTGGTTAAGAAAATTAGGTGCCATGGCTCATATTGTTGATAGACATGTTGATGTTTCATCGAAGCCCGATAATCATGATTCGGTGCCCGGGGAAAGGATGAAAAGGGTAAGACCTCATCCATCTAGCAAGCATTCCAAGGAGTTGTCTTCCCTTTATTGTGGGCAAGAATTTGTAGCACATGAAGGGTCCATCTTGACGATGAAGTTCAGTCTGGATGGCGAATTCCTAGCAACTGCAGGTGAAGATTGTATTGTGCGTGTATGGAAGATTGTTGAGGATGACAGTTTAGACAAATTTGATATCCAAGACCTTGATCCGTCATGTCTCTACTTCAGAATGAATCATCTCTCACAGCTGATTCCTCTTAATGTCGATAAAgaaaatatagataaaattaaGAGGTTAAGGAGATCATCCTATTCAACTTGCGTGATTTTCCCACCCAAGGTCTTCCGAGTTTTGGAGAAGCCTGTTCATGAATTCCAGGGGCACAGCGCAGAAATTTTGGCTCTTTCGTGGTCTAAGAAAGGG TTTCTACTGTCATCTTCTGTCGACATGACCGTTCGTCTGTGGCAAGTGGGATACTATGGATGCTTGAGGGTTTTTTCTCATAACAATTATG TAACTTCTGTTGCCTTCAACCCTGTGGATGACAATTATTTCATCAGTGGTTCAATTGATGGAAAAGTTCGCATTTGGGAAGTGCTTCGTTGTCGAGTCATTGATTATACAGATGTAAGGGATATAGTCACTGCTGTTTGTTATCGGCCTGATGGAAAG GGAGGAATTGTTGGTTCAATGACTGGCAGCTGCCGCTTCTATGATGTAATAG GTACTCGACTTCAACTTGATGAACCGATATATTTACAAGGCAAAAAAAAGTTACCTGGAAAAAGGATAACTGGCTTCGAG TTCTCTCCTACTGATCCAAGTAAAGTGATCATTACTTCAGCTGATTCACTTGTCCGTGTCTTGTCCGGGAGAGATGTCATATGCAAAGTGAAGG CATCCGGCTTTCGAGTTGTAACGAGTCAGATATCTGCAACTTTTAGCCAAGATGGGAAACAGATCATCTCAGCCAGCGAGGATTCCAATATCTACATCTGGAATTACGCTAACCAGGAGAAGAACAGTTCCAAGCTGAAAAGCATTTCGTCTTGCGAGAGTTTCCTCTCCCACAATGCATCGGTTGCTATACCTTGGCGTGGAATTGAGACCATTCCAGCAACACTTACATCCCTAGAACTGGATGGTGGGGATGTGAGGAGAAACAGCCACCCAAGCGGGCAGAAACATCAAAGTCCAAAGGTGGAGCCGGAACAACCTATGCCTAATTCTTCATCAGATTGTTTCTCTTTAACGCGTGTTCTATTGGAGTCATTAACAAAGGGGTCTCCAACTTGGCCTGAAGAGACACTCCCCAACGCGAGTCCGGTGACAGTTGCATCTGACATGTGCAAGTTCGAGTTAAAGGTTTTGAAAAGTGCCTATCAAAGCATGTTGAGTTCCCACAAGTGGGGACTTGTCATAGTTACTGCAGACTGGGATGGACGGATTCGAACCTACCTCAATTATGGTCTACCTATTCGATTATAA